A stretch of Onychomys torridus chromosome 2, mOncTor1.1, whole genome shotgun sequence DNA encodes these proteins:
- the Msc gene encoding musculin — protein sequence MSTGSVSDPEDMEVRGLQRVYPAPISKKPPLHSAERGYASPSDNSSAEEEDPDGEEEPRSLGAAGVRGSCKRKRPRVAGAGGAGDGAGGGGKKPLPPKGSAAECKQSQRNAANARERARMRVLSKAFSRLKTSLPWVPPDTKLSKLDTLRLASSYIAHLRQLLQEDRYENGYVHPVNLTWPFVVSGRPDSDTKDVSAANRLCGTSA from the exons ATGTCCACCGGCTCGGTGAGTGACCCCGAAGATATGGAGGTGCGAGGGCTGCAGCGAGTCTACCCGGCCCCGATCTCCAAGAAGCCGCCTCTGCACAGCGCCGAGCGCGGCTACGCCTCGCCCAGCGACAATTCATCCGCGGAGGAGGAGGACCCCGACGGCGAAGAGGAGCCACGCTCTTTGGGAGCCGCGGGCGTCCGGGGGAGCTGCAAGAGGAAGCGGCCCCGGGTGGCCGGCGCCGGCGGCGCAGGAGACGGTGCAGGTGGCGGTGGTAAAAAGCCGCTCCCGCCCAAGGGCTCGGCCGCCGAGTGCAAGCAGTCGCAGCGGAACGCCGCCAACGCCCGCGAGCGCGCCCGGATGCGAGTGCTGAGCAAAGCCTTCTCCAGACTCAAGACCAGCCTGCCCTGGGTGCCGCCCGACACCAAGCTTTCGAAACTGGACACGCTGCGCCTGGCTTCCAGCTACATCGCGCACCTGCGCCAGCTGCTGCAGGAGGACCGCTATGAGAACGGCTACGTGCACCCGGTGAACCTG ACGTGGCCATTCGTGGTATCTGGACGACCGGACTCTGACACCAAAGATGTTTCTGCAGCCAACAGACTCTGTGGAACTTCCGCTTAG